One Meles meles chromosome 13, mMelMel3.1 paternal haplotype, whole genome shotgun sequence DNA segment encodes these proteins:
- the SFRP5 gene encoding secreted frizzled-related protein 5 translates to MRAAAGGARAAALALLLGALHGAPVRAQEYDYYGWQAEPLHGRSYSKPPQCLDIPADLPLCHTVGYKRMRLPNLLEHESLAEVKQQASSWLPLLAKRCHSDTQVFLCSLFAPVCLDRPIYPCRSLCEAVRAGCAPLMEAYGFPWPEMLHCHKFPLDNDLCITMQFGHLPATAPPVTKICAQCEMEHSADGLMEQMCSSDFVVKMRIKEIKIENGDRKLIGAQKKKKLLKPGPLKRKDTKRLVLHMKNGASCPCPQLDSLAGSFLVMGRKVDGQLLLMAVYRWDKKNKEMKFAVKFMFSYPCSLYYPFFYGAAEPH, encoded by the exons atgcgggcggcggcggggggcgcgCGGGCGGCTGCTCTGGCGCTGCTGCTGGGGGCGCTGCACGGAGCGCCGGTGCGCGCCCAGGAGTACGACTACTACGGCTGGCAGGCGGAGCCGCTGCACGGGCGCTCGTACTCCAAGCCACCGCAGTGCCTCGACATCCCCGCCGACCTCCCGCTCTGCCACACCGTGGGCTACAAGCGCATGCGGCTGCCTAACCTGTTGGAGCACGAGAGCCTGGCCGAGGTGAAGCAGCAGGCGAGCAGCTGGCTGCCGCTGCTGGCCAAGCGCTGCCACTCGGACACGCAggtcttcctctgctctctcttcgCGCCCGTCTGCCTCGACCGGCCCATCTACCCGTGCCGCTCGCTGTGCGAGGCCGTGCGCGCCGGCTGCGCGCCGCTCATGGAGGCCTACGGCTTCCCCTGGCCCGAGATGCTGCACTGCCACAAGTTTCCCCTGGACAACGACCTCTGCATCACTATGCAGTTCGGACACCTGCCTGCCACCGCGCCTCCAG TGACCAAGATCTGTGCCCAGTGTGAGATGGAGCACAGTGCCGACGGCCTCATGGAGCAGATGTGTTCCAGCGATTTTG TGGTTAAAATGCGCATCAAGGAGATCAAGATAGAGAATGGGGACCGGAAGCTGATTGgagcccagaaaaagaagaagctaCTCAAGCCAGGCCCCCTGAAGCGTAAGGACACCAAGCGGCTGGTGCTGCACATGAAGAATGGTGCCAGCTGCCCCTGCCCGCAGCTGGACAGCCTGGCAGGCAGCTTCCTGGTCATGGGCCGTAAGGTGGACGGGCAGCTGCTGCTCATGGCCGTATACCGCTGGGACAAGAAGAATAAGGAGATGAAGTTCGCAGTCAAATTCATGTTCTCCTACCCCTGCTCCCTCTACTACCCCTTCTTCTACGGGGCCGCTGAACCCCACTGA